In Scyliorhinus canicula chromosome 8, sScyCan1.1, whole genome shotgun sequence, one DNA window encodes the following:
- the ch25hl2 gene encoding cholesterol 25-hydroxylase-like protein 2, whose translation MYSIGSSRVFDPYVQVIQNANITQYIWDKSLLQPLWDYLRSNHQDALRSPLFPVIISVSTYFALCTFYMVLDLLAPRCPLVRRYKIHPEQHVTWEDIFKTLWHTGYNHLIFVFPAAVGQWYWRPPIPLQQEAPLVSEFLIGILGCTILFDFQYYFWHMMHHKVRWLYTTFHAIHHEYYAPFSWSTQYLSAWELVSVGFWTTLDPIILQCHCLTGFTFMVFNIWISVDDHSGYDFPWALHNLVPFGLWGGTVKHDAHHQKPQSHFAPFFSHWDWLCGTYCDCKRSPAVLELRMKSRKASEEQQ comes from the coding sequence ATGTATTCCATAGGTTCGAGCCGAGTCTTCGACCCTTACGTGCAGGTAATCCAAAATGCCAACATCACTCAGTACATCTGGGACAAGTCCTTGCTGCAACCCCTGTGGGACTACCTGCGCTCGAACCACCAGGACGCTCTCCGCTCGCCCCTTTTCCCCGTTATCATCTCggtctccacctatttcgccctGTGCACATTCTACATGGTGCTCGACCTCCTGGCTCCCAGGTGCCCGCTCGTCAGGAGATACAAGATCCACCCCGAGCAACATGTAACGTGGGAAGACATCTTCAAGACCCTGTGGCACACTGGCTACAACCACCTCATCTTTGTCTTCCCAGCAGCGGTGGGGCAGTGGTACTGGCGGCCACCCATCCCTCTGCAGCAAGAGGCACCACTGGTCTCCGAGTTTCTCATTGGCATCCTGGGCTGTACAATACTCTTCGATTTCCAATATTACTTTTGGCACATGATGCACCACAAGGTGCGTTGGCTCTACACCACTTTCCATGCTATCCACCACGAGTACTACGCCCCTTTCTCGTGGTCGACTCAGTACCTTTCTGCCTGGGAATTGGTCAGTGTTGGCTTCTGGACCACCCTCGACCCAATCATCCTCCAGTGTCACTGCCTCACGGGCTTCACATTCATGGTCTTCAACATCTGGATTTCGGTGGACGATCACAGTGGCTATGACTTCCCCTGGGCTCTTCACAACCTCGTCCCTTTCGGCCTCTGGGGCGGCACTGTGAAGCACGATGCTCATCATCAGAAACCTCAGAGCCACTTCGCCCCTTTCTTCTCGCATTGGGACTGGCTGTGTGGCACTTACTGTGACTGCAAGCGCTCACCCGCCGTCCTAGAGCTCCGGATGAAGTCAAGGAAAGCCAGTGAAGAGCAGCAATGA